GCGGCCGCCAGTTCGGCCCTCATCCTCTGGCCTAGGCTTAGCTGTCTGACAGGCCTGTCCATTATCTCCTCAAGCTCAAGGTGGTCTGAAAGATAATTGATCTGTTCTTTGAACCGCGACTCGGGAACTCCGTAGATCGCCTTGAGAAGCGTGTAGGTGTCTCTTACGGGGAGGTCCCACCAGAGCTGCGTTTTCTGGCCGAAGACGACTCCTATCTTTTTGACGTAACGCTTCCTCTCTCGGTAAGGAACCATACCGTCTACGATGGCCGAGCCACCGTCGGGGGTCATGATTCCCGTCAGTATTTTGATGGTCGTAGATTTACCGGCGCCGTTGGGGCCTATATAGCCAAGAAACTCTCCGCGGTTCACGGTGAAGGAGATGTTCTGCAGCGCTCTTATTATGCGCTTCTCTCTCAGCAGACCCTTTCTCTGATAAACTGTGTAATTCTTTTGAAGATTCTCGACGTTGACTATTTTCATAAGACTCCTTTCGGTTATCACGTTCCCGTGCTTGCGTAGTGTTTTAGACCGAGCTTCCATATCAAGACCGTCACTGGCAGCAGGGCGGTCACCCCTAAAACCGGTGAGATTAGGGCTATGATACTAGTTATCCTTCCGGTAAGATATCCCACAGGAAAGTAGGCCACGGTCGCCAGAGGCACGATGAAGGTCAGGACATTCTTCAGGACCGGCCCGTAGATGTGTGCCGGGTACATAGCCGCCGTTCTCGTCGAATAGAATGCCAGAACTATTATGTCGGAGTTCCTGACTGTCCAGAAAGCTATGGCGGCCAGAATTATATTTATCTCGAATGTCATGACAGTCGAAAAGAAGACCAGAACAATATAAGCGAGCCACATATCTCCAAAATCGATGCGACTGGCCGTAAAACCGAAAATGGCAACGGCCAGGGCCTCTATCACGACTCCAAGCCGTCTGAAGTCTATCCTCTCTAGTAACAGCTGTTTCACCGTGTTCATGGGCCTGATGAGGAGAAGGTCGAATCTTCCGGTCACCATGAGCTCTTCGAACCTGTGGAGTCCCTCGCCGAAAAGCCTGAAGATTCCCCATCCCATCTCGACGATCGAATATATAACCGCGATCTCTCCGAGACTCCAACCGCCGATCTCCTTGAAGCTCAACATCAAGAAGGCCATCAGCAAAAAGTCGCTGAAAAGGTTGGCCCCGTTTATCAACGTATCAAGCCAAAAATTCAGCCTGTACTCGTACTGCGCCTTGAGACTGGCCATGAAAAGTGCGATTACGCTCCTCATCTCAGCCCCCCTGAACCTGGATCGATCTCGTGAGTTTTTCCGTCATGTACAGCGCCAGAAGAAAAAGCACGACTATCCAGAAGCACTGCAAAACCAGGGCCCTGACCAGGCTCACCGTGCCCAGATAAACGCTCGAAGGGTAGTAGTTGGCACAGGCGAACGGCAGGAGCGGCATCAGGAAACGGAGAAATCCCGGGTAGTATTCGGCCGGAAGAAAGGCGCCTCCCAGCAGGTTCATGGTCATGTATAGAAGTCCCTGTGCCGCGGTTGGGCTGAGAAATTTGATCGACCACAGTCCAACGAAATAGTTGAAGAGGAACGATATCAAAAAACCGTTGAAGAGAGTCAGCATAAAGGGAAGCAAACTCCCTATCTCCGGAGGAGATACGCCGAGCAGAAGATAGCCCAGAAGGAATATCGGAGTCGCCCTGAAAATCAAACTGTATAGACCGTGACCGGCTACTTCGAAGAAACTGCAAAAAAGCAATCCATAAGGTCTCAGAAGATCGAAAACGATAGTCCCTTCTCTTATCTTCTGCGGAAGATAGGCTCCGCGCGAAAGAAACATCGTGACCCAGAGAATCGATTGATTCACCATGATATAGGTCACCATCGACGGCGTTTCCGGAGAATCCCCCAACGCTGCCTTCCATATACTCACGTAGATGTAGCCAAAGATGAAACTGCCGAGGTTATTAACCAGATGGT
This portion of the Mesotoga infera genome encodes:
- a CDS encoding ABC transporter permease yields the protein MSGLAIAMTSFNRSRAYLLNHLVNNLGSFIFGYIYVSIWKAALGDSPETPSMVTYIMVNQSILWVTMFLSRGAYLPQKIREGTIVFDLLRPYGLLFCSFFEVAGHGLYSLIFRATPIFLLGYLLLGVSPPEIGSLLPFMLTLFNGFLISFLFNYFVGLWSIKFLSPTAAQGLLYMTMNLLGGAFLPAEYYPGFLRFLMPLLPFACANYYPSSVYLGTVSLVRALVLQCFWIVVLFLLALYMTEKLTRSIQVQGG
- a CDS encoding ABC transporter permease; translation: MRSVIALFMASLKAQYEYRLNFWLDTLINGANLFSDFLLMAFLMLSFKEIGGWSLGEIAVIYSIVEMGWGIFRLFGEGLHRFEELMVTGRFDLLLIRPMNTVKQLLLERIDFRRLGVVIEALAVAIFGFTASRIDFGDMWLAYIVLVFFSTVMTFEINIILAAIAFWTVRNSDIIVLAFYSTRTAAMYPAHIYGPVLKNVLTFIVPLATVAYFPVGYLTGRITSIIALISPVLGVTALLPVTVLIWKLGLKHYASTGT
- a CDS encoding ABC transporter ATP-binding protein; translation: MKIVNVENLQKNYTVYQRKGLLREKRIIRALQNISFTVNRGEFLGYIGPNGAGKSTTIKILTGIMTPDGGSAIVDGMVPYRERKRYVKKIGVVFGQKTQLWWDLPVRDTYTLLKAIYGVPESRFKEQINYLSDHLELEEIMDRPVRQLSLGQRMRAELAAALVHDPELLFLDEPTIGLDIVSKHRVLQFLRELHSRGKTIFLTTHDLKDIEALCQEILIINHGSLVYKGTLEGLKVMVKLPRVLRIQLREGAFSLDGRGAEFIERYAARYDPKIGIIDVELSGAFRPANVAREFMQVMEIEDFRITDPSIEDVVRIIYRK